One region of Sphingomonas kaistensis genomic DNA includes:
- a CDS encoding AMP-binding protein: MQDYPLTVDRFLTHAAKWFGTRHIVSARPDGAAERTTYAEVQKHANRLSGALAGLGVGEGSRVASLAWNSRHHFELYFAVMGMGAVCHTLNPRLTAAQLAAMVTEADDRVLAVAADLLPLGEELMALCAGLRHLIILDKSGAGSLDELLEQSGSPYAWGRFDEQTMAGLCYTSGTTGAPKGVPYTHRSNYLHTLRALGADVVGLTASDTLLLAVPMFHANGWGLPFAAPAVGAKLVLPGRQLDGASLARLMSEEEVTVAVGVQTVWLGLLDHLERSGTSLPKLERVLIGGSNCPEALLRRLEQGLGARVQTSWGMTELSPIGTMSPPGEAATAGTSGRPAIGLDLKLTDEHGATLADQRGQQGHLKVRGASVLDRYLGADSDALDDEGYFDTGDLALIDESGNLIICGRSKDLIKSGGEWINPAEIEAIVGDHPSIRHVAVIGRSDPRWGERPLMVVERSAGGEVAELLALLKGRVADWWIPDRVIEVAAMPLATTGKIDKQRLRADYASAA; this comes from the coding sequence ATGCAAGACTATCCGCTGACGGTAGATCGCTTCCTGACGCATGCCGCCAAATGGTTCGGCACGCGGCACATCGTGTCGGCCCGCCCCGACGGCGCGGCCGAGCGCACCACCTATGCCGAGGTGCAGAAACACGCCAATCGGCTGTCGGGGGCGCTTGCCGGCCTTGGCGTCGGCGAGGGAAGCCGGGTGGCGTCGCTGGCCTGGAACAGCCGCCACCATTTCGAGCTCTACTTCGCGGTGATGGGAATGGGCGCGGTCTGCCACACGCTCAACCCGCGCCTGACCGCCGCCCAGCTTGCGGCCATGGTGACCGAAGCCGACGACAGGGTTCTCGCCGTTGCCGCTGACCTCCTGCCGCTTGGCGAGGAGCTGATGGCGCTGTGCGCCGGGCTCCGCCACCTGATCATCCTCGATAAAAGCGGCGCCGGCTCGCTCGACGAACTGCTGGAACAGTCCGGCAGCCCCTATGCCTGGGGCCGGTTCGACGAGCAGACGATGGCCGGCCTCTGCTACACGTCGGGGACGACCGGGGCGCCGAAGGGCGTTCCCTACACCCACCGCTCCAATTACCTCCACACCCTGCGCGCGCTCGGTGCCGACGTGGTCGGCCTGACCGCCAGCGACACCCTGCTGCTCGCGGTGCCGATGTTCCACGCCAATGGCTGGGGCCTGCCCTTCGCAGCGCCTGCGGTGGGGGCCAAGCTGGTGCTCCCCGGCCGCCAGCTCGACGGCGCCAGCCTCGCCCGGCTGATGTCCGAGGAAGAGGTCACGGTCGCGGTCGGCGTGCAGACCGTATGGCTCGGCTTGCTCGACCATCTCGAGCGCAGCGGGACTAGTTTACCGAAGCTGGAGCGCGTGCTGATCGGCGGCTCCAATTGCCCCGAAGCGCTGCTCCGCCGGCTCGAGCAAGGGCTTGGCGCGCGGGTCCAGACCAGCTGGGGAATGACCGAGCTATCGCCGATCGGGACCATGTCGCCGCCCGGCGAAGCGGCCACCGCAGGGACCTCCGGACGACCCGCCATCGGCCTCGACCTCAAGCTGACCGACGAGCATGGCGCGACGCTGGCCGACCAGCGCGGGCAACAGGGCCACCTCAAGGTCCGCGGTGCAAGCGTCCTAGACCGCTACCTCGGCGCCGACAGCGACGCGTTGGACGACGAGGGCTATTTCGACACCGGTGACCTCGCCCTGATCGACGAGAGCGGCAACCTCATCATCTGCGGTCGCTCCAAGGATTTGATCAAATCGGGCGGCGAGTGGATCAATCCCGCCGAGATCGAGGCGATCGTCGGGGACCATCCGTCGATCCGGCACGTCGCGGTGATCGGCCGGAGCGATCCGCGCTGGGGCGAACGTCCGCTGATGGTGGTCGAACGCTCGGCCGGCGGCGAGGTGGCGGAGCTGCTCGCCCTGCTCAAGGGCCGGGTCGCCGACTGGTGGATCCCGGACCGGGTGATCGAGGTCGCTGCCATGCCGCTCGCCACCACCGGCAAGATCGACAAGCAGCGCCTGCGCGCCGACTACGCCAGCGCGGCCTGA
- a CDS encoding carboxylesterase/lipase family protein, translating to MSKLLFSLAMIAASPAAAQVVNAPAGTVRGTTSGSLSVFKGIPYAKPPVGDLRWRPPAALERWSGERATTAFGPACVQPSGGAPNIYNGVTLPMSEDCLSLNIWTPAKARNAPVMVWIHGGSLLTGSSREALYDGQRLAERGIVVVSINYRLGVLGWLAHPDLGKENATGRSGNYGLMDQIAALRWVRKNIAAFGGDPAKVTIAGESAGGLSALYLMTSPQARGLFRGAIAQSSYMISMPELKRARFGLPAWEVGGQLLGQALKAPSIAQMRKLDPAALTIAATAGGFFPFGVVDGEVLPQQMVDAFDRGQQARVPVLAGFNQGEIRSLRMLAPKNAASPADYEREITGRYRDLAPAFLRLYPSADHAESTIAATRDSLYGWTSERLARKQTAVGQRAYLYLFDHGYPAADEAGLHAFHASELPYTWGTFDGTPPRWPKVPATAAERRLSDTMIDYWTSFVRTGRPVAQGAPAWPAYGTAQNYLWFAQTPTIERDLFPGMFEFNETVMCRRRAAGKDGWNWNVGVLAPEIAPPAAGC from the coding sequence ATGAGCAAGCTGCTGTTTTCCCTCGCGATGATCGCCGCGAGTCCTGCCGCGGCGCAGGTCGTGAACGCCCCGGCCGGGACCGTGCGCGGCACGACCTCGGGCAGCCTTAGCGTGTTCAAGGGCATTCCCTATGCCAAGCCGCCGGTCGGCGACCTGCGCTGGCGCCCGCCCGCGGCGCTCGAGCGGTGGAGCGGCGAGCGTGCCACGACCGCCTTCGGACCGGCCTGCGTGCAGCCGTCGGGCGGTGCGCCCAACATCTACAATGGCGTCACCTTGCCGATGAGCGAGGATTGCCTGTCGCTCAACATCTGGACCCCGGCCAAGGCCCGCAACGCGCCGGTGATGGTGTGGATTCACGGCGGATCGCTGCTGACCGGAAGCAGCCGCGAGGCGCTGTACGACGGGCAGCGGCTGGCCGAGCGCGGCATCGTGGTAGTCTCGATCAATTATCGCCTCGGCGTGCTCGGGTGGCTCGCCCATCCCGACCTCGGCAAGGAGAATGCGACCGGCCGGTCGGGCAATTACGGGCTGATGGACCAGATCGCGGCCCTGCGCTGGGTGCGGAAAAACATCGCGGCGTTCGGCGGCGATCCGGCCAAGGTGACGATTGCGGGCGAATCCGCGGGCGGCCTCAGCGCGCTCTACCTGATGACCTCGCCGCAGGCGCGCGGACTGTTTCGCGGGGCGATCGCGCAAAGCTCCTACATGATCTCCATGCCCGAGCTGAAGCGCGCGCGCTTCGGGCTTCCGGCGTGGGAGGTCGGCGGCCAGTTGCTCGGCCAGGCGCTAAAGGCCCCATCCATCGCGCAGATGCGCAAACTGGACCCGGCGGCGCTGACCATCGCGGCGACCGCGGGCGGGTTCTTTCCGTTCGGCGTGGTCGATGGCGAGGTCCTGCCGCAGCAGATGGTCGACGCCTTCGACCGCGGACAACAGGCGCGGGTGCCGGTGCTGGCCGGCTTCAACCAGGGCGAAATCCGCTCGCTGCGGATGCTGGCTCCGAAGAACGCCGCCAGTCCGGCCGACTATGAGCGCGAGATCACGGGCCGCTATCGCGACCTCGCGCCCGCCTTCCTCCGGCTCTACCCGAGCGCCGACCATGCCGAAAGCACGATCGCCGCGACCCGCGACAGCCTGTACGGCTGGACCTCCGAGCGGCTTGCGCGCAAGCAGACCGCAGTCGGTCAGCGCGCTTATCTCTACCTGTTCGATCATGGCTATCCGGCTGCGGACGAGGCCGGGTTGCATGCCTTTCACGCGTCCGAGCTGCCCTACACCTGGGGCACCTTCGACGGGACGCCGCCGCGCTGGCCCAAGGTGCCGGCAACGGCGGCAGAGCGGCGCTTGTCGGACACCATGATCGACTATTGGACCAGCTTCGTGCGCACCGGCCGGCCGGTAGCCCAAGGGGCGCCCGCCTGGCCGGCTTATGGCACGGCGCAGAATTACCTGTGGTTCGCGCAAACACCGACGATCGAGCGCGACCTGTTCCCGGGCATGTTCGAGTTCAACGAGACGGTGATGTGCCGCCGCCGCGCGGCAGGCAAGGACGGCTGGAACTGGAACGTCGGTGTGCTTGCGCCGGAGATCGCGCCGCCCGCCGCCGGCTGCTGA
- a CDS encoding MFS transporter produces the protein MILITLTFVYVLNFLDRQLLAILAKPIQDELQITDGQLGLLGGLYFAMFYCFIAIPVSWVADRTNRVAVLSLACGIWSAATIACGLARTYPQLALARMTVGFGEAGGVPPSYALITDTFPPGRRGMAFGIYNLGPPIGAALGIALGASIAAAFNWRDAFIGIGVVGIVTALALPFLVPEPAKGASDGRVGEPMGHAPFWGTVKSFFANPVLSLAAFGSGATQFVTYGLGNFAVLFLMREKGMTLSEVAIWYALVIVVGMGGGMLASGRIIDKVTRASRRGFAILPAASLAIAMPFYLAFVWAPSWPLALALLTVVMFFNYFYLSCSVTLVQEESAPNRRVLAGALLLLVMNFIGLGLGPTWVGAASDWFAARGSTNSLQLALYTLTPFYVIAIALFLRLARTLGRQEEARA, from the coding sequence GTGATCCTGATCACCCTCACCTTTGTATACGTGCTGAACTTCCTCGACCGGCAGCTGCTGGCGATCCTCGCCAAGCCGATCCAGGACGAATTGCAGATCACCGACGGGCAATTGGGGCTTCTGGGCGGGCTCTATTTCGCGATGTTCTATTGCTTCATCGCCATCCCGGTCAGCTGGGTTGCCGACCGCACCAACCGGGTCGCGGTGCTGAGCCTAGCCTGCGGGATCTGGAGCGCGGCGACGATCGCCTGCGGGCTGGCGCGGACCTATCCGCAGCTGGCGCTGGCGCGAATGACGGTCGGGTTCGGCGAGGCTGGCGGCGTTCCGCCCTCCTATGCGCTGATCACCGATACCTTCCCGCCGGGCCGCCGCGGCATGGCGTTCGGAATCTACAATCTGGGACCGCCGATCGGGGCCGCGCTGGGAATCGCGCTGGGCGCGTCGATCGCCGCCGCCTTCAACTGGCGCGATGCCTTTATCGGGATCGGGGTGGTCGGGATCGTCACCGCGCTGGCGCTGCCGTTCTTGGTGCCCGAACCGGCCAAGGGCGCGAGCGACGGGCGGGTCGGTGAGCCGATGGGCCATGCGCCCTTCTGGGGTACGGTGAAGTCCTTCTTCGCCAATCCGGTGCTGAGCCTCGCCGCCTTCGGCAGCGGCGCGACCCAGTTCGTGACTTATGGCCTGGGCAATTTCGCGGTGCTGTTCCTGATGCGGGAAAAGGGCATGACCCTGTCCGAAGTCGCGATCTGGTATGCGCTGGTGATTGTGGTCGGCATGGGCGGCGGGATGCTGGCGTCGGGTCGGATCATCGACAAGGTGACGCGGGCCAGCCGCCGCGGCTTCGCGATCCTGCCCGCCGCCTCGCTGGCAATCGCCATGCCCTTCTATCTCGCCTTCGTGTGGGCGCCGTCGTGGCCGCTTGCGCTGGCGCTGCTGACGGTGGTCATGTTCTTCAACTATTTCTACCTGTCCTGCTCGGTCACGCTTGTGCAGGAGGAAAGCGCCCCCAACCGGCGCGTGCTGGCGGGGGCCCTGCTGCTGCTGGTGATGAACTTTATCGGCCTCGGGCTCGGGCCGACCTGGGTGGGCGCGGCGAGCGACTGGTTCGCGGCGCGCGGGTCCACCAACAGCCTGCAGCTTGCGCTGTACACGCTGACACCCTTCTACGTGATCGCCATCGCCTTGTTCCTGCGCCTCGCACGAACTCTTGGGCGGCAAGAGGAAGCCCGGGCATGA
- a CDS encoding TetR/AcrR family transcriptional regulator → MTEAVKPVRRSRKAEQRAETMEAIYDAAEELFSKHGLHGVTLKDVAKQVGVHHTLLNYYFSDKKALFDAVFARRAVVTSDRRMKALDDYEASVGDKVTVEGALHAFLDTDLDTYISGGEGWRNYAKLGAQVANTPEWGADLMDQHFDPVVLRLIDLLQRALPNCSRSDIFWGYHFVTGALMLTLARTGRIDKLSGGLCRSDDFHAVKDRMARFMAAGFREICAQD, encoded by the coding sequence GTGACCGAGGCAGTCAAACCCGTTCGCCGCTCCCGCAAGGCCGAGCAACGCGCCGAGACGATGGAAGCCATCTACGACGCCGCCGAAGAGCTGTTTTCCAAGCACGGGCTGCACGGCGTCACCTTGAAGGACGTCGCCAAGCAGGTCGGGGTCCACCACACGCTGCTCAACTATTATTTCAGCGACAAGAAGGCGCTGTTCGACGCCGTCTTCGCCCGCCGCGCGGTGGTCACCAGCGATCGGCGAATGAAGGCGCTCGACGATTACGAGGCCTCGGTCGGCGACAAGGTCACGGTGGAAGGCGCGCTTCACGCGTTTCTGGATACCGACCTCGACACCTACATCAGCGGCGGCGAGGGGTGGCGCAATTATGCCAAGCTCGGCGCGCAGGTCGCCAACACCCCGGAATGGGGCGCCGACCTGATGGACCAGCATTTCGATCCCGTCGTCCTGCGGCTGATCGACCTGCTGCAGCGGGCGCTGCCGAACTGTTCCCGCTCCGACATCTTCTGGGGCTATCACTTCGTCACCGGCGCGCTGATGCTGACCCTCGCCCGCACCGGCCGCATCGACAAGCTATCGGGTGGCCTGTGCCGGTCGGACGACTTCCACGCGGTAAAGGACCGCATGGCCCGCTTCATGGCCGCCGGCTTCCGCGAGATCTGCGCGCAGGACTAG
- a CDS encoding SLC13 family permease, with product MTAAQALTLFVLVAVVAALIMDRTRSDVVALTGAAVLLAAGVVRPVEVQAAFASPAIIALASLFVIAYAMELSGLLDAAIDRLRALCQRIGRAGLWLMIALCGSASAFLNNTPIVVLAAPVVRDVAQSLGFSAKRFLIPLSYAAVLGGGCTLIGTSTNLLVNDMASLAGQPRFTMFEITPVGVCVALAGGVYLLLFSRLLVRGADSEDADDRATGRMDEPGLAGGQIGVAAAFAERRPLQRAKAAAALLVFVSVVAVAAWGAAPIAASAFAGAILLILLRVITADEAYQGLRPDVLMLIAGMVVLGIALEETGLAQSATEVMIGSLDGLSPLLALILLYGATLFATEILSNATVAVLFTPLAVSVAEAMSVSPRPFLVAVMIAGSAAFATPFGYQTNVLVYRMGNYTYMDFVRLGIPLNLLTWVVAVIAIHAFFPF from the coding sequence ATGACGGCGGCCCAGGCCCTGACGCTTTTCGTGCTCGTTGCGGTGGTGGCCGCGCTGATCATGGACCGGACGCGCTCCGACGTCGTCGCGCTGACCGGCGCAGCGGTGCTTCTGGCGGCCGGCGTGGTCCGGCCGGTGGAGGTCCAGGCGGCTTTCGCCAGCCCGGCGATCATCGCCCTCGCCTCCCTCTTCGTGATCGCCTACGCGATGGAATTGTCGGGGCTGCTCGATGCCGCGATCGACCGCCTGCGGGCCTTGTGCCAGCGGATCGGCCGGGCCGGCCTGTGGCTGATGATCGCGCTGTGCGGCAGCGCCTCGGCCTTTCTCAACAACACACCCATCGTGGTGCTTGCGGCCCCGGTGGTGCGCGACGTCGCGCAGTCGCTCGGCTTTTCCGCAAAGCGCTTCCTGATCCCCTTGTCCTACGCCGCTGTGCTGGGAGGGGGGTGCACCCTGATCGGCACCTCGACCAACCTGCTGGTCAACGACATGGCGTCGCTGGCCGGGCAGCCGCGCTTCACCATGTTCGAGATCACCCCCGTCGGCGTCTGCGTCGCGCTCGCCGGCGGTGTCTATCTGCTGTTGTTCAGCCGCTTGCTGGTTCGCGGCGCCGACTCCGAGGATGCCGACGACCGTGCAACCGGGCGGATGGACGAGCCGGGCCTTGCCGGAGGCCAGATCGGCGTTGCGGCGGCCTTTGCCGAGCGGCGGCCCCTGCAGCGGGCCAAGGCCGCGGCGGCGCTCCTCGTGTTCGTCAGCGTGGTGGCGGTTGCCGCCTGGGGCGCGGCCCCGATCGCCGCCTCGGCCTTTGCCGGCGCGATCCTCCTGATCCTGTTGCGGGTGATTACGGCGGACGAGGCCTACCAGGGGCTTCGTCCCGACGTGCTGATGCTGATCGCCGGCATGGTGGTGCTCGGCATCGCGCTGGAGGAAACCGGCCTCGCCCAGTCGGCGACGGAGGTGATGATCGGCTCGCTCGACGGCTTGAGCCCGCTGCTGGCCCTGATCCTGCTCTACGGAGCGACCCTGTTCGCGACCGAGATCCTGTCCAACGCCACGGTGGCGGTGCTGTTCACACCCCTCGCGGTGTCGGTGGCGGAGGCGATGAGCGTCAGCCCACGGCCCTTCCTGGTCGCCGTGATGATCGCCGGAAGCGCGGCCTTTGCGACGCCGTTCGGCTACCAGACCAACGTGCTGGTCTATCGGATGGGCAACTACACCTACATGGATTTCGTGCGGCTCGGCATCCCGCTGAACCTGCTGACCTGGGTCGTGGCGGTGATCGCCATCCACGCTTTCTTCCCGTTCTGA
- the otsB gene encoding trehalose-phosphatase, with product MPLPTPPPTLLRDAALFLDFDGTLVPIADRPDAITIAPGLLPLLERLQAALAGRLTLVSGRAAADVRRWIAPLEVAVAGSHGLELGTKTAPRSAALEEGLRHLRGLQAEHAGVLLEEKPLGAALHYREAPGAEDACRAAVTRVALSTGMEVQPGKMVFEIKPADGDKGTAIQTLMQRPDHAGHRPVFIGDDLTDEHGFAVVRDLGGSGILVGEERDTAATHRLRDVAEVHRWLNDACEEMS from the coding sequence ATGCCCCTACCCACGCCGCCGCCGACCTTGCTGCGGGACGCTGCCCTGTTCCTCGATTTCGACGGCACCCTTGTCCCGATCGCCGACCGGCCCGACGCGATCACGATCGCGCCCGGGCTGCTGCCGCTGCTGGAGCGGCTGCAGGCGGCGCTGGCCGGGCGCCTGACCCTGGTCAGCGGCCGGGCGGCGGCCGACGTCCGCCGCTGGATCGCGCCGCTGGAGGTCGCGGTGGCCGGAAGCCACGGGCTCGAACTCGGCACGAAAACGGCGCCCCGCTCCGCCGCCCTTGAGGAAGGACTTCGCCACCTGCGCGGGTTGCAGGCCGAGCATGCCGGCGTGCTGCTCGAGGAGAAGCCGTTGGGCGCGGCCCTCCATTACCGCGAGGCACCCGGCGCCGAAGACGCCTGCCGCGCCGCCGTCACGCGTGTCGCGCTCAGCACGGGGATGGAGGTCCAGCCGGGCAAGATGGTGTTCGAGATCAAGCCGGCCGACGGCGACAAGGGGACCGCGATCCAGACCCTGATGCAGCGGCCCGATCATGCCGGGCACCGCCCGGTCTTCATCGGCGACGACCTGACCGACGAGCATGGCTTTGCCGTGGTGCGCGACCTTGGCGGGTCCGGTATCCTGGTCGGGGAAGAACGCGACACGGCCGCGACCCACCGGCTGCGCGACGTAGCCGAGGTCCACCGCTGGCTGAACGATGCATGCGAGGAAATGTCATGA
- a CDS encoding glycoside hydrolase family 15 protein, with translation MSSLDLWPIGNCQVSALVDRAGAMVWACVPRVDGDPLFSSLLGGEQAERGMWAIDLDGESSVEQSYVRNTPILVTRKTDAAGNAIEITDFCPRFRRLGRTYRPAAFVRLVRPVSGSPRIRMRLRPTQNWGESAEPLPGGSNHIRFALPTLPMRLTTDAPVTLVREERLFRLERPLTFFLGPDEPFTDDLSRSTSEMLASTAGEWQEWVRGLATPVEWQEAVIRAAITLKLCQHEESGAIVAALTTSIPEHAGSQRNWDYRHCWIRDAYYTVQALNRLGALDVLEGYLGYLRNIVDDARGGHIQPLYGLSGEARLEERIENGLPGYRGMGPVRVGNQAYEQVQHDAYGQIVLSNVQAFFDHRLLRMATAEDFASLERVGDRAFELFDQPDAGLWELRTRRHVHTYSAAMCWAACDRLAHAAAALGLDERAGHWSGRATAVRARIEEAAWREDTQRISATFEGDDLDASLIQLLDLRFFTPDDPRFTGTLKAVEQGLRRGSHMLRYATEDDFGLPETAFNVCTFWLIEALQATGREADARALFEEMLSRRTGAGLLSEDIDPQTGELWGNYPQTYSLVGTINCAVLLSKPWSSIR, from the coding sequence ATGAGTTCGCTCGATCTCTGGCCGATCGGCAATTGCCAGGTCAGCGCGCTGGTCGACCGCGCGGGCGCGATGGTCTGGGCCTGCGTGCCCCGGGTCGATGGCGATCCCTTGTTCTCCAGCCTGCTCGGCGGCGAACAGGCGGAGCGCGGCATGTGGGCGATCGACCTCGACGGGGAATCCAGCGTCGAGCAGTCCTACGTCCGCAACACCCCGATCCTGGTCACCCGCAAGACCGACGCCGCCGGCAACGCGATCGAGATCACCGACTTCTGCCCCCGCTTCCGGCGGCTCGGGCGGACCTACCGCCCGGCTGCGTTCGTGCGCCTGGTGCGGCCGGTCAGCGGCAGTCCGCGGATCAGGATGCGGCTGCGCCCGACCCAGAATTGGGGCGAGTCTGCCGAGCCGCTGCCCGGCGGGTCCAACCATATCCGCTTCGCACTGCCCACCCTGCCGATGCGCCTGACCACCGACGCGCCGGTGACCCTGGTGCGCGAGGAACGGCTGTTCCGGCTCGAGCGCCCGCTGACCTTCTTCCTCGGCCCCGACGAGCCTTTCACCGACGACCTGTCGCGCTCGACCAGCGAGATGCTCGCCAGCACCGCCGGGGAATGGCAGGAATGGGTCCGCGGCCTGGCGACCCCGGTCGAATGGCAGGAAGCGGTGATCCGCGCCGCCATCACCCTCAAGCTGTGCCAGCATGAGGAATCGGGCGCGATCGTCGCTGCGCTGACCACCTCCATCCCCGAACATGCCGGATCGCAGCGCAACTGGGACTATCGCCATTGCTGGATCCGCGACGCTTATTACACTGTGCAGGCGCTCAACCGGCTGGGCGCGCTGGACGTGCTCGAAGGCTATCTCGGCTACTTGCGCAACATCGTCGACGATGCGCGCGGGGGACATATCCAGCCGCTTTACGGGCTGAGCGGCGAGGCTCGGCTGGAAGAGCGGATCGAGAATGGTCTCCCCGGCTATCGCGGCATGGGACCGGTGCGGGTCGGCAACCAGGCCTATGAACAGGTGCAGCACGACGCCTACGGGCAGATCGTCCTGTCCAACGTGCAGGCCTTTTTCGACCACCGCCTGCTCCGCATGGCGACGGCCGAGGATTTCGCTTCGCTGGAACGGGTCGGCGACCGGGCATTCGAACTGTTCGACCAGCCCGATGCCGGCCTGTGGGAGCTTCGCACGCGGCGCCACGTCCACACCTATTCCGCCGCCATGTGCTGGGCGGCCTGCGACCGGCTGGCCCATGCCGCCGCCGCGCTCGGCCTCGACGAGCGGGCCGGCCACTGGTCCGGGCGCGCGACCGCCGTCCGGGCGCGGATCGAGGAGGCCGCCTGGCGCGAGGACACCCAGCGCATCTCCGCCACCTTCGAGGGCGACGACCTCGATGCAAGCCTGATCCAGCTGCTCGACCTGCGCTTCTTCACCCCCGACGACCCGCGCTTCACGGGCACGCTGAAAGCGGTCGAACAGGGGCTCCGGCGCGGCTCGCACATGCTGCGCTACGCCACCGAGGACGATTTCGGGCTGCCGGAAACCGCCTTCAACGTCTGCACCTTCTGGCTGATCGAGGCGCTCCAGGCGACCGGACGCGAGGCCGACGCCCGCGCGCTGTTCGAGGAAATGCTGTCGCGCCGGACCGGCGCCGGCCTTTTGTCGGAAGACATCGACCCGCAAACCGGCGAGTTGTGGGGCAATTACCCGCAAACCTATTCGCTGGTCGGGACCATCAACTGCGCCGTCCTGCTCAGCAAGCCATGGAGCTCCATCCGATGA
- a CDS encoding alpha,alpha-trehalose-phosphate synthase (UDP-forming), with translation MSRLIVISNRVSAATGGAAGAQGGLSVALTSALRESGGLWFGWSGEVTDEFTGQISFHRDDGVTTATVDLEEQDVEEYYNGYANRTLWPLFHYRVDLAEYERGYAGGYQRANERFAETVVPLIEPDDMVWVQDYHMIPLGQELRKRGCRNRVGFFLHTPWPPRRLLLTLPEATELVATMFAYDVIGFHTEEWLQSFVDFVVLESGGNYADGILRLEGRQIRLITCPIGIDSDEFATLAKGEEAQRTMRQMHESANGRAMIVGVDRLDYSKGLEERFLGYERFLIENPEERKEVFLLQIAPPSRATVESYQRIRSTLEGLSGRINGAHADLDWVPIRYVNQGYSRAVLAGVYRAARIALVTPIRDGMNLVAKEFVAAQDPADPGVLILSRFAGAAAQLTEALLINPYSAEEMSDAIRTALAMPQAERIRRWQAMFTVICEQDVLWWRRRFTDALEQHEPSPA, from the coding sequence ATGAGCCGACTGATCGTCATCTCCAATCGCGTGTCCGCCGCAACCGGGGGCGCGGCCGGCGCGCAGGGCGGGCTGTCGGTGGCGCTGACCTCGGCGCTGCGCGAAAGCGGCGGGCTGTGGTTCGGCTGGTCGGGCGAGGTGACGGACGAATTCACCGGCCAGATTAGCTTTCACCGGGACGACGGGGTGACCACCGCCACCGTCGACCTCGAGGAGCAGGACGTCGAGGAATATTACAACGGCTACGCCAATCGCACCTTGTGGCCGCTGTTCCATTATCGCGTCGACCTCGCCGAATATGAACGCGGCTATGCCGGCGGCTACCAGCGCGCCAATGAGCGCTTCGCCGAGACGGTGGTGCCGCTGATCGAGCCCGACGACATGGTGTGGGTGCAGGATTATCACATGATCCCGCTGGGCCAGGAGCTGCGCAAGCGCGGCTGCCGCAACCGGGTGGGGTTCTTCCTCCATACCCCCTGGCCGCCCCGCCGCCTCCTCCTGACGCTGCCCGAGGCGACCGAGCTGGTCGCCACCATGTTCGCTTATGACGTGATCGGCTTCCACACCGAGGAGTGGCTGCAGTCCTTTGTCGATTTCGTGGTGCTGGAAAGCGGCGGCAATTATGCCGATGGCATCCTCCGCCTCGAAGGGCGCCAGATCCGCCTGATCACCTGCCCGATCGGGATCGACAGCGACGAGTTCGCGACGCTCGCCAAGGGCGAGGAAGCGCAGCGCACGATGCGCCAGATGCACGAAAGCGCCAACGGCCGGGCGATGATCGTCGGGGTCGACCGGCTGGATTATTCCAAGGGCCTGGAGGAACGCTTCCTCGGCTACGAGCGCTTCTTGATCGAGAATCCCGAGGAGCGGAAGGAAGTCTTCCTGCTGCAGATCGCGCCGCCTTCGCGCGCTACGGTGGAAAGCTACCAGCGGATCCGAAGCACGCTGGAAGGGCTGTCCGGCCGGATCAACGGGGCCCATGCCGATCTCGACTGGGTGCCGATCCGCTACGTCAACCAGGGCTATTCGCGGGCCGTGCTGGCCGGGGTCTATCGCGCCGCTCGGATCGCGCTGGTCACCCCGATCCGCGACGGGATGAACCTCGTCGCCAAGGAATTCGTCGCCGCGCAGGACCCGGCCGATCCCGGCGTGCTGATCCTGTCCCGCTTCGCCGGCGCGGCGGCCCAGCTGACCGAGGCGCTATTGATCAATCCCTATAGCGCCGAGGAGATGTCCGACGCCATCCGCACCGCGCTGGCCATGCCCCAGGCCGAACGGATTCGCCGCTGGCAGGCGATGTTCACCGTGATCTGCGAGCAGGACGTCCTGTGGTGGCGCCGCCGCTTCACCGACGCCCTCGAACAGCACGAGCCATCGCCGGCTTAG